In one window of Hymenobacter nivis DNA:
- a CDS encoding outer membrane beta-barrel protein: protein MPRFSRFPLCALATGLCFGTHLHSARAQARISLGPRVGVNVASAKFNYSGTVPYTFTTESVTRLETGVVANINYRHFSWQPALLYAQKGFVLTGTKKPSIVGSSRPARAELTRRLNYLTLPVNVAYTQKASGEGWQVFGGGYVGLLLGGKRTVHNQYEYATGTYFYDSEQPIRPGAEAVEADAFYAQRWDAGLQAGVGYRCGAALLQVTYSAGLTNADVLSALQEPQSYYNRTVQAAFAYLLPVGKQVPKQRINN, encoded by the coding sequence ATGCCCCGATTTTCTCGCTTTCCCCTTTGCGCCTTGGCCACGGGCCTGTGCTTCGGCACCCACCTGCATTCGGCGCGCGCGCAAGCCCGCATCAGCCTTGGCCCCCGCGTGGGGGTCAATGTTGCCAGCGCTAAGTTCAATTACAGCGGTACGGTGCCCTATACCTTCACTACTGAATCGGTTACGCGGCTGGAAACGGGCGTGGTGGCGAACATTAATTACCGGCATTTTTCGTGGCAACCGGCGCTGTTGTACGCGCAGAAGGGATTTGTGCTCACGGGAACGAAGAAGCCGTCCATCGTTGGCAGCTCCCGGCCAGCGCGAGCCGAGCTAACGCGGCGCCTAAACTACCTGACCCTGCCCGTGAACGTGGCCTACACCCAAAAGGCTAGCGGGGAAGGGTGGCAAGTCTTCGGCGGCGGGTATGTGGGGCTGTTATTAGGGGGTAAGCGCACTGTGCACAACCAGTACGAGTATGCCACGGGGACCTATTTTTACGACAGCGAGCAGCCAATCCGGCCCGGTGCGGAAGCCGTGGAGGCAGACGCATTTTACGCGCAACGCTGGGATGCCGGCCTCCAGGCGGGCGTGGGGTACCGATGCGGAGCGGCGCTGCTGCAAGTAACCTACAGCGCTGGCCTGACCAACGCAGATGTACTCAGCGCCTTGCAGGAACCGCAGAGCTATTACAACCGGACTGTACAGGCCGCGTTTGCCTACCTGCTACCAGTGGGCAAACAAGTTCCAAAGCAACGCATTAATAACTAA
- a CDS encoding 5-methylcytosine restriction system specificity protein McrC — protein sequence MAPTVPLATLYYLLCYAWNRLPEPADWAPGGSAPFHSPLELLAQLLLQATRRLLRTGLPLAFEEHEDVLGTLRGRVALGPSLARGLLPQGRAVCRFVELGPDAPLARLLAATLAALAARPSLPVALRREVQHLRRRLPGGLALAPAGAPSAALLGALRRQRWGGEAAFALHLCELVWRHALPAPGAPGRGRVLDFRRDEPLMARLFEQFVRNFYRREQRQYRVFAETIAWQAQAAAPADLDLLPTMLTDTTLESPARKIILDTKYYAAALRPRYDRQRLIAPHLYQLFAYLQNQAPAPGQALEGILLYPAAAAPPLDARYTLGTHPVRVATLDLHQPWPGIAADLLALVA from the coding sequence ATGGCCCCCACCGTTCCGCTCGCCACGCTCTATTACCTGCTGTGCTACGCCTGGAACCGCCTGCCCGAGCCCGCCGACTGGGCCCCGGGCGGCTCCGCGCCCTTCCACAGCCCGCTGGAGCTGCTGGCGCAATTGCTGCTGCAAGCCACGCGCCGGCTGTTGCGCACGGGCCTGCCCTTGGCTTTTGAGGAGCATGAGGACGTGCTGGGCACCCTGCGCGGGCGCGTGGCGCTGGGGCCCTCGCTGGCGCGGGGGCTGCTGCCGCAGGGCCGGGCCGTGTGCCGCTTCGTGGAGCTGGGGCCCGACGCGCCGCTGGCCCGCCTGCTGGCCGCCACCCTGGCCGCGCTGGCCGCTCGCCCCAGCCTGCCCGTGGCGCTGCGGCGCGAGGTGCAGCACCTACGCCGGCGGCTTCCTGGGGGCTTGGCGCTGGCCCCGGCCGGGGCCCCATCGGCCGCGCTGCTTGGGGCCCTGCGCCGGCAGCGGTGGGGCGGCGAGGCGGCGTTTGCCCTGCACCTGTGCGAGCTGGTGTGGCGGCACGCGCTGCCCGCGCCCGGGGCCCCGGGCCGGGGCCGGGTGCTGGATTTCCGGCGCGACGAGCCGTTGATGGCGCGGCTGTTTGAGCAATTTGTGCGCAACTTCTACCGGCGTGAGCAGCGCCAGTACCGGGTGTTTGCCGAAACCATTGCCTGGCAGGCCCAGGCCGCCGCGCCTGCCGACCTCGACCTGCTGCCCACCATGCTCACCGACACGACGCTGGAGAGCCCGGCGCGCAAAATCATCCTCGACACCAAATACTACGCCGCCGCCCTGCGCCCGCGCTACGACCGCCAGCGCCTTATCGCGCCCCATCTCTACCAGCTCTTTGCCTACCTGCAAAACCAGGCGCCCGCCCCCGGCCAAGCTCTGGAGGGTATTTTGCTGTACCCCGCCGCGGCCGCGCCCCCGCTCGACGCGCGCTACACCCTGGGGACCCACCCCGTGCGCGTGGCCACCCTCGATTTGCACCAGCCCTGGCCCGGCATCGCCGCCGATTTGCTGGCGCTGGTGGCCTGA
- a CDS encoding RNA polymerase sigma factor — protein sequence MSRGDSSFSSSTPLVPAPDEALIAAIRGGDERALAQLYRLHWPMVSHFVLQNSGSDDDAQDVYQEGVMVFYEKVRDGSLELNCQVKTYLYAVCRRLWLKRLTSKSRFGVRLQEDDDLGPLYHTGAEDDLLAAEEQDRRFTTMSEALDHLGEPCRSLLEGFYLLEKSMQDLTAEFGYTNADNAKNQKYKCLVRLKKLFFVHYKEAPI from the coding sequence ATGAGCAGAGGCGACTCTTCTTTTTCTTCTTCGACTCCCTTGGTACCCGCCCCCGACGAAGCTTTGATTGCCGCCATCCGCGGCGGCGACGAGCGGGCCCTGGCGCAGCTCTACCGGCTGCACTGGCCCATGGTGTCGCATTTCGTGCTGCAAAACAGCGGCTCGGACGACGACGCTCAGGACGTGTACCAGGAAGGCGTGATGGTATTTTATGAAAAGGTGCGCGACGGCTCGCTGGAGCTCAACTGCCAGGTCAAAACCTACCTCTACGCCGTGTGCCGCCGCCTCTGGCTCAAGCGCCTTACCAGCAAAAGCCGCTTCGGCGTGCGCTTGCAGGAAGACGATGACCTGGGGCCCCTGTACCATACCGGGGCCGAAGATGACCTGCTCGCCGCCGAGGAACAGGACCGCCGCTTCACCACCATGAGCGAGGCCCTCGACCACCTCGGCGAGCCGTGCCGCTCGCTACTCGAAGGCTTTTACCTGCTGGAGAAATCCATGCAGGACCTGACGGCGGAGTTCGGCTATACCAACGCCGACAACGCCAAGAATCAAAAATACAAGTGCCTCGTACGCCTCAAAAAACTCTTTTTTGTTCACTACAAGGAAGCACCGATTTAG
- a CDS encoding S1C family serine protease, with protein sequence MQTEADYYALFEAYNRGELAPPARTGLEARLAADPDLALRYADFGELTSTLRAVGQRRALRQQLRGLHVEMLAETVVKQPVADAPAPGALRATVHPVLRISRTERVLREFWSGHRATVGVAASVAVLAVFGSLLGLEWWRAANTKPSMYGYTVLRRELNQLQNNQRALSRSLNQVDAAKGGAPVPVNNGKFSGTGFALTADGYLVTSYHVIQGADSLLIEGRDQQHYHAETVYSDRAHDLAILRIKDRDFNGFGRLPYTFKAGQADLGERVYTLGYPREDVVYGEGALSARSGFGGDTAFYQVSIPVNPGNSGGPLLDERGNLIGVVSGRQSDAQSAAFATKSSLLLRLVDSLAKKQPAAPYHLPHTNRLAGTPRPQQIKKLQDFVFVVKVFEKD encoded by the coding sequence ATGCAAACCGAAGCCGATTACTACGCCTTATTTGAAGCCTACAACCGGGGCGAGCTGGCCCCGCCCGCCCGTACCGGCCTGGAGGCCCGCTTGGCCGCCGACCCCGACTTGGCCCTGCGCTACGCCGACTTCGGCGAGCTGACGAGCACGCTCCGGGCCGTGGGCCAGCGCCGCGCCCTGCGCCAGCAGCTGCGCGGCCTGCACGTCGAAATGCTGGCCGAAACCGTAGTTAAACAGCCGGTTGCCGACGCGCCGGCCCCCGGGGCCCTGCGCGCCACCGTGCACCCCGTGCTGCGCATTTCGCGCACCGAGCGGGTGCTGCGCGAGTTTTGGAGCGGGCACCGGGCCACGGTGGGCGTGGCCGCCTCAGTGGCGGTGCTGGCCGTATTTGGCTCGCTGCTGGGCCTGGAGTGGTGGCGCGCCGCCAACACCAAGCCCTCAATGTACGGCTACACGGTGCTGCGCCGCGAGCTGAACCAGCTGCAAAACAACCAGCGCGCCCTCAGCCGCAGCCTCAACCAGGTGGACGCCGCCAAAGGCGGGGCCCCGGTGCCCGTCAACAACGGCAAGTTCAGCGGCACGGGCTTCGCCCTCACCGCCGACGGCTACTTGGTGACGAGCTACCACGTGATTCAAGGTGCTGACTCGCTGCTGATTGAAGGCCGCGACCAGCAGCATTACCACGCCGAAACCGTGTACTCAGATCGCGCCCACGACTTGGCCATTCTGCGCATCAAGGACCGCGACTTTAACGGCTTCGGCCGCCTGCCCTACACGTTTAAGGCCGGGCAGGCCGACCTCGGCGAGCGGGTGTACACCCTGGGCTACCCGCGCGAAGACGTGGTGTACGGCGAAGGGGCCCTGAGCGCCCGCTCCGGCTTCGGCGGCGACACGGCCTTTTACCAGGTCAGCATTCCGGTGAACCCGGGCAACTCCGGGGGCCCCCTGCTCGATGAGCGCGGTAACCTGATCGGGGTGGTGAGCGGCCGCCAGAGCGACGCACAGAGCGCAGCCTTCGCCACTAAGTCGTCGCTGCTGCTGCGCCTCGTCGATTCGCTGGCCAAGAAGCAGCCCGCCGCCCCCTACCACTTGCCCCACACCAACCGCCTGGCCGGCACCCCGCGCCCCCAGCAAATCAAGAAGCTGCAAGACTTCGTGTTCGTGGTGAAGGTGTTCGAGAAAGATTAG
- a CDS encoding fasciclin domain-containing protein — protein MRKQTLFTALLGLFLMLGVQLTSTAQATHKDLAASAAISPDHTTLLAGLKAAGLADRAKGKGPYTVFAPTNAAFDKLPAGTLDKLLMPANKKTLSGILTYHVVPGIHKAASLKDGQKLKTVEGEMLTVKKEGGNVMIVDAKGGSATVQKADIIATNGVVHSIDAVLMPAK, from the coding sequence ATGCGTAAGCAAACTTTGTTCACCGCCCTGCTGGGCCTGTTCCTGATGCTGGGCGTCCAGCTGACGTCCACCGCTCAGGCCACCCACAAAGACCTAGCTGCTAGCGCCGCTATTTCGCCCGACCACACCACCCTGCTGGCGGGATTAAAGGCCGCTGGTTTGGCCGACCGGGCCAAAGGCAAGGGGCCCTACACGGTGTTCGCGCCCACGAACGCGGCCTTCGACAAGCTGCCCGCCGGTACGCTTGATAAGTTACTGATGCCTGCGAACAAGAAGACGCTCAGCGGCATCCTCACGTACCACGTGGTACCCGGCATCCACAAAGCCGCCAGCCTAAAAGACGGGCAGAAGCTCAAGACCGTGGAAGGCGAAATGTTGACAGTAAAAAAAGAAGGCGGTAACGTAATGATCGTGGACGCCAAAGGCGGTTCCGCCACTGTGCAGAAAGCCGATATCATAGCCACCAACGGCGTCGTGCATTCCATCGATGCGGTGCTGATGCCCGCTAAGTAA
- a CDS encoding GAF domain-containing protein, translated as MAETLALTATTKAARYAELLPQIDTLTAGEPDLTANLANTAAALRQAFGFFWVGFYLVKGDELVLGPFQGPIACTRIRHGRGVCGGSWAQARTLLVPDVEQFPGHIACSSDSKSEIVVPILKNGAVVAVLDVDSDQLNDFDADDQAALEQLMQRAAQWF; from the coding sequence ATGGCTGAAACCCTCGCCCTCACTGCCACCACCAAGGCCGCCCGCTACGCCGAGCTACTGCCCCAAATCGATACCCTCACCGCCGGCGAGCCCGACCTGACCGCCAACCTGGCCAACACGGCCGCCGCGCTGCGGCAGGCGTTTGGCTTTTTCTGGGTGGGCTTTTATTTAGTGAAAGGCGACGAGCTGGTGCTCGGGCCGTTCCAGGGTCCCATCGCCTGCACCCGCATCCGCCACGGGCGGGGCGTGTGTGGCGGCAGCTGGGCGCAGGCCCGCACTCTGCTCGTGCCCGACGTGGAGCAGTTCCCCGGCCACATCGCCTGTAGCTCCGATTCGAAGTCGGAAATCGTGGTGCCCATCCTCAAAAACGGCGCCGTGGTGGCTGTGCTCGACGTGGACAGCGACCAGCTCAACGACTTCGATGCCGACGACCAGGCCGCCTTGGAGCAACTCATGCAGCGGGCGGCGCAGTGGTTTTAG
- the ribD gene encoding bifunctional diaminohydroxyphosphoribosylaminopyrimidine deaminase/5-amino-6-(5-phosphoribosylamino)uracil reductase RibD, which produces MADAPTPDAPDDSLFMRRALDLALRGTGYARPNPLVGCVVTHRGRIIGEGWHERYGGPHAEVNAVASVADPSLLRESRVYVTLEPCAHHGKTPPCADLLIAHGVPEVVVCNDDPFPLVAGRGTAKLRAAGARVETGLLAAEGRWLNRRFFTFHEKQRPYLVLKWAETADGFLAGPYFQTVAISGPQARLLTHQWRAEEQAVLVGTRTALHDNPHLTVRDWPGPDPLRVILDKNLCLPPTHHVLDGQQPTLFYTYRQRPDTENRAYATLTEADDLMPQILADLWQRQVQSVLVEGGPTVLNALLKAGLWDEIRIFRSPRKLGAGVAAPRLGLSGLQSVEAVGDDQLFRYLNE; this is translated from the coding sequence ATGGCCGACGCCCCCACCCCCGACGCTCCCGACGACTCCTTGTTCATGCGCCGCGCCCTCGACCTAGCGCTGCGCGGCACCGGCTACGCCCGGCCCAACCCATTGGTGGGCTGCGTGGTAACGCACCGGGGCCGCATCATCGGCGAGGGCTGGCACGAGCGGTACGGGGGGCCCCACGCCGAGGTAAACGCCGTGGCCAGCGTGGCCGACCCGTCGTTATTAAGAGAGAGCCGCGTGTACGTGACGCTGGAGCCCTGCGCCCACCACGGCAAAACTCCCCCCTGCGCCGACCTGCTCATCGCCCACGGCGTGCCCGAAGTAGTGGTGTGCAACGATGACCCGTTTCCGCTGGTGGCGGGCCGCGGCACCGCGAAGCTGCGCGCCGCCGGGGCCCGGGTCGAAACCGGCCTGCTGGCCGCCGAAGGCCGCTGGCTGAACCGGCGCTTCTTCACCTTCCACGAAAAGCAGCGGCCTTACCTGGTGCTGAAATGGGCCGAAACGGCCGACGGCTTTTTGGCCGGGCCCTACTTCCAAACGGTGGCCATCAGCGGGCCCCAGGCGCGGTTGCTCACCCACCAGTGGCGGGCCGAGGAGCAGGCCGTTCTGGTGGGCACGCGCACGGCCCTGCACGACAACCCCCACCTGACCGTGCGCGACTGGCCGGGCCCCGACCCGCTGCGCGTCATCCTCGACAAAAACCTGTGCCTGCCGCCCACCCACCACGTGCTCGACGGCCAGCAGCCCACCCTGTTCTACACCTACCGGCAGCGCCCCGACACCGAAAACCGGGCCTACGCCACCCTCACCGAAGCTGATGACCTGATGCCCCAAATCCTGGCCGACCTTTGGCAGCGCCAGGTGCAGTCGGTGCTGGTGGAAGGGGGCCCCACAGTGCTCAACGCCCTGCTCAAAGCGGGGCTGTGGGACGAAATCCGCATCTTCCGCAGCCCCCGCAAGCTAGGGGCCGGCGTGGCCGCCCCGCGCCTGGGCCTCAGCGGCTTACAAAGCGTGGAGGCCGTGGGCGACGACCAGCTGTTCCGCTACCTGAACGAGTAG
- the prmC gene encoding peptide chain release factor N(5)-glutamine methyltransferase: protein MTTRALTDRLAAALAAAYPAPEAAAIAALVAEHLLGFDALQRRMRAQDAVSPAVQQQLPALEARLLAHEPVQYVLGTAHFAGMELEVTPATLIPRPETEELARLVAQENQGPGALAVLDVGTGSGCLALALARALPGAQVLAVDISEAALAVARRNGARYAPRVQFQQVDILKGNPAGVAPGALDVLVSNPPYVRESERARMRANVLAWEPATALFVPDADPLLFYRRLGALGRELLRPGGGLYLEINEALPAETEELLRGQGYAEVRGIADMFGKARMVRAIAP from the coding sequence ATGACCACCCGCGCCCTCACCGACCGCCTCGCCGCCGCCCTTGCCGCCGCGTACCCCGCCCCGGAGGCCGCCGCCATCGCCGCGCTGGTGGCCGAGCACCTGCTGGGCTTCGATGCGCTCCAGCGCCGCATGCGGGCCCAGGATGCTGTATCGCCCGCCGTTCAGCAGCAATTGCCGGCCCTCGAAGCCCGTCTGCTGGCCCACGAGCCGGTGCAGTACGTGCTGGGTACCGCCCACTTCGCCGGTATGGAGCTGGAAGTGACGCCCGCCACCCTCATTCCGCGCCCCGAAACCGAGGAGCTGGCGCGCCTGGTAGCGCAGGAAAACCAGGGCCCCGGCGCACTGGCCGTGCTCGACGTGGGCACCGGCTCGGGCTGCCTGGCCTTGGCGCTGGCCCGCGCCCTGCCCGGGGCGCAGGTGCTGGCCGTCGATATTTCGGAGGCTGCCCTGGCCGTGGCCCGCCGCAACGGCGCCCGTTACGCCCCGCGGGTACAGTTTCAACAAGTTGATATTCTGAAGGGAAACCCCGCTGGCGTAGCGCCCGGGGCCCTGGATGTTCTGGTGAGCAACCCGCCCTACGTGCGCGAGAGCGAGCGGGCCCGGATGCGCGCCAACGTGCTGGCCTGGGAGCCCGCCACGGCCCTGTTCGTGCCCGACGCCGACCCGCTGCTGTTCTACCGCCGGCTGGGGGCCCTGGGCCGCGAGCTGCTGCGCCCCGGCGGCGGCCTCTACCTGGAAATCAATGAGGCGCTGCCGGCCGAAACGGAAGAACTGCTCCGCGGCCAAGGCTACGCCGAGGTGCGCGGAATAGCGGATATGTTCGGTAAGGCGCGCATGGTGCGGGCCATTGCGCCGTAA
- a CDS encoding putative quinol monooxygenase, giving the protein MVKVGLLVRLEAKPGKEQAVADFLRGGLALVMEEPDTVTWYGIQMGPSTFGIFDTFAEDAGRKAHLGGKVAAALMAHAEELFSTPPAIEMIDILAAK; this is encoded by the coding sequence ATGGTAAAAGTAGGATTGCTGGTACGGCTCGAAGCCAAGCCCGGAAAAGAGCAGGCCGTGGCCGATTTCCTGCGCGGCGGGTTGGCCCTCGTGATGGAAGAGCCCGATACCGTGACCTGGTACGGCATCCAGATGGGGCCCTCCACGTTCGGAATTTTCGACACGTTTGCCGAAGACGCCGGCCGCAAAGCCCACCTCGGGGGCAAGGTAGCCGCCGCCCTCATGGCCCACGCCGAAGAGCTTTTTTCGACCCCGCCGGCCATTGAAATGATTGATATACTGGCCGCTAAGTAG